In Sinorhizobium sojae CCBAU 05684, a single window of DNA contains:
- a CDS encoding FIST N-terminal domain-containing protein — protein MTAVDDLDRMPAEAVQLAASRAEDAAVAVAEIRRQLASAKPSFILLFVPHRLQSSDLAGALRRSLPDVVVFGCTTAGQITPRGYEDHALLAIAFERHHFRVASILFKPIAPVSIADVVSKTERLVSQFPATPGRKRLALIFADGLSKQEDILMSALEAGLKDIPVFGGSAGDGLRFERTQVLRNGEFHSNAALLLLLETDLAFTGLGFDHFQPTEQRMVVTRAVPEERLVLEINGSPAAQEYARLVRAPVAELSPTIFAENPVLVRNGNLYHVRAIQQIHGEHGLTFLSAIDDGLLLRLGRGKEIIRTLETGLAVSGEGGEAPDFILGFDCYLRKLEIARKGLSGEASEQFRRRRVVGFSTYGEQHLGVHVNQTFVGVAFFRPKGDTLL, from the coding sequence TTGACGGCTGTCGACGATCTTGACCGCATGCCGGCGGAGGCAGTGCAACTTGCCGCCTCGCGTGCCGAAGACGCGGCCGTTGCCGTTGCCGAGATTCGTCGGCAGCTTGCCTCGGCGAAGCCAAGCTTCATCCTTCTGTTCGTGCCGCACAGGCTGCAAAGCAGCGACCTGGCCGGCGCCCTGCGAAGATCATTGCCGGACGTCGTGGTTTTCGGCTGCACGACGGCGGGCCAGATCACGCCGCGTGGATACGAGGACCACGCATTGCTGGCGATCGCCTTCGAGCGGCATCACTTCCGTGTGGCGTCGATCCTGTTCAAGCCGATAGCGCCGGTGTCGATCGCCGATGTCGTGTCGAAGACGGAGCGTCTCGTCTCTCAGTTTCCCGCAACGCCCGGACGAAAGCGGCTTGCCCTCATCTTTGCGGACGGACTGTCCAAGCAGGAGGACATCCTGATGTCGGCCCTGGAGGCGGGACTGAAGGACATTCCCGTGTTTGGCGGATCGGCCGGCGACGGGCTCCGGTTCGAGCGCACGCAGGTGCTGCGCAATGGCGAATTCCACAGCAACGCCGCGCTCCTTCTGCTCTTGGAAACGGACCTCGCCTTTACCGGTCTCGGCTTCGATCATTTCCAGCCGACGGAGCAACGCATGGTTGTCACCCGTGCAGTGCCGGAGGAGCGGCTGGTGCTGGAGATCAACGGTTCACCGGCGGCGCAAGAATATGCCCGGCTCGTGAGGGCCCCGGTTGCCGAGCTTTCGCCGACCATCTTTGCCGAGAACCCGGTATTGGTGCGCAACGGCAATCTCTATCACGTGCGGGCGATCCAGCAGATCCACGGCGAACACGGCCTCACTTTTCTTTCGGCGATCGACGACGGCCTGCTGTTGCGGCTCGGGCGCGGCAAGGAAATCATCCGCACGCTGGAAACGGGTCTTGCCGTCAGCGGCGAGGGCGGTGAGGCACCGGACTTCATCCTGGGCTTCGACTGCTATCTGCGCAAGCTTGAGATCGCCCGCAAGGGCTTGTCCGGCGAGGCATCCGAGCAGTTCCGCCGGCGTCGGGTCGTCGGCTTCAGCACCTATGGCGAACAGCACCTCGGTGTGCATGTGAACCAGACCTTTGTCGGCGTTGCTTTCTTCCGCCCGAAAGGAGACACCCTGCTGTGA
- a CDS encoding response regulator: protein MPRAPSVHPLSIRSALVIDDHPLYCDALAATMESAFNTRRIRTATSLSEALLQLRMRFSPDLIMLDLNLPDASGLSGFLKIKERTPDIPVIVISAITSNDIVQSVIAAGAAGFIPKDIGRQNFHEAMQDIWNGKTYVPPGYTAAARAPITDRSVEAISRKIANLSQQQTRILGFICEGMPNKLIAYEMQLAEATVKAHITALLRRLGVHNRTQAAMLVREVSIRHSLQ from the coding sequence ATGCCGCGGGCCCCGTCCGTCCATCCGCTTTCGATAAGATCGGCGCTGGTGATCGATGATCATCCGCTCTATTGCGACGCGCTGGCCGCAACGATGGAAAGCGCCTTCAATACGCGCCGGATTCGAACGGCGACATCGCTGAGCGAGGCGCTGCTGCAATTGCGAATGCGATTTTCGCCCGATCTGATCATGCTTGACCTGAACCTGCCCGATGCGTCCGGTCTGAGCGGCTTCCTCAAGATCAAGGAAAGGACGCCCGATATCCCGGTGATCGTGATCTCGGCGATCACGTCCAACGACATCGTCCAATCGGTGATCGCTGCCGGTGCCGCGGGGTTCATCCCCAAGGATATCGGCCGCCAGAATTTCCACGAGGCGATGCAGGATATCTGGAACGGCAAGACCTATGTGCCGCCGGGCTACACGGCGGCGGCCCGCGCTCCGATCACGGACCGGTCGGTGGAGGCGATATCGCGCAAGATCGCGAATCTGTCGCAGCAGCAGACCCGCATTCTGGGGTTCATCTGCGAAGGCATGCCGAACAAGCTGATCGCTTACGAGATGCAACTGGCCGAGGCGACCGTCAAAGCCCATATCACCGCGCTTCTGCGCCGACTGGGCGTCCATAATCGCACGCAGGCTGCGATGCTGGTGCGCGAAGTCTCAATCCGCCACAGTCTCCAGTAG
- a CDS encoding response regulator transcription factor: MPTKKPLIAIVDDDQSMREATRGLMRSLGFDAEAFSSAGDFLKFPDLRRTDCLVTDIHMPGMSGIDLHRRLVALGESIPTVLITAYPNGDARAHGLGSDVVGYLEKPFSEQDLLNCVRSALARGSDGKG, encoded by the coding sequence GTGCCGACGAAAAAGCCTCTCATTGCGATTGTCGATGATGACCAGTCTATGCGCGAGGCCACCAGGGGCCTTATGAGGTCGCTGGGATTTGATGCGGAGGCGTTTTCGTCCGCCGGTGATTTCTTGAAATTCCCTGATCTTCGCCGCACGGACTGTCTCGTAACGGACATCCATATGCCGGGGATGAGCGGGATCGATCTGCACCGCCGGCTCGTGGCGTTGGGAGAGAGCATCCCGACCGTTCTGATCACTGCCTATCCGAACGGGGATGCGCGCGCGCACGGCCTTGGATCCGACGTTGTCGGCTATCTGGAAAAGCCATTCAGCGAACAGGATCTGCTGAATTGCGTCCGCTCCGCGCTGGCGCGCGGGAGCGACGGTAAGGGATGA
- a CDS encoding PAS domain S-box protein has protein sequence MLRNRLIFPVAGVALVLSLVLAGLWIWTGNTIVSIMSERLIREVTQAVHRDVGHLVRGANKAVTRLANGLVRDDLPLGDRDAVARQLYASLTEEPDVDWMFFGNEAGGIVSVGRLADSTIVFLMTDDSRAGVVREFEALPGGRIGRLRKSEGTFDARERAWYSQAKETGERYWTEAYLGVGEPILGVSLSGPVLDQDGNFVGVCGIDLILTQLSRFLQTLDIGENGRAFIVDATGHLIGASGGVSPVAIGADGEHLRLQASESTDPILRETARYLGRHPDLAGSSPSAPAVFSFEDSSLGEVYAAADRVEGPGALEWTIIAAVPSSDFLGPVHRAAYLSMGIGAAIVAVFVLLGIGVIGRTLRPLATLTEAANAIAKDEWQEVPEFRRKDEVGRLAQAFTLMTSRLKETLEGLRRSEANFAEAQRVAHVGYWERDLGTESLLWSEETFRIFGMAPRPGMVVSLAEAVERIHPQDRSFWSQVATRALSGEGRYEIEYRIVRPSGELRIVHSQGDLTKDASGRPRSMFGTIQDITERKRVEAALRDSEEQWRAVFENNPTMYFMVDATGRIASVNPFGAEQLGYTVDELIGRPVEDVFYKDDRAAVQRHAAACLENPGRAMSWELRKIRKNGSMLWVRETARTMYIKKRPVILIVCEDVTERKRAEEAARRSEEELREVIETVPAMVWTALPDGRVDFINRRWQDFTGLSLDATGEAWEFKARIHPDDLEHYMALWRTSLATGGPFEAEMRVCRASDGEYRWWFESAVPLRDEHGNILKWYGFLFDIEDRKRAEEALQKAQAELAHVTRVTAMGELTSSIAHEVNQPLAAVVTNANAALRWLASRPPDIDEARETLERIVRDGHRAGEVIGRVRALLKKTPATVVQVDLNGLIEDTIALVHRELRRNRIVLKTELAHDLQTVKGDRIQLQQVILNLVMNGIEAMKNVTDRPRELLIRSSPEAAGAVLVTVQDTGVGLEPDSLDRVFEAFYTTKAEGLGIGLAICRSIIEAHGGRLWAVANEPSGAVLRFSLPSDPDDRARGRQSANLQLSEGADPPEPSPIIPYRRSRAPARSGRNSADPVR, from the coding sequence ATGTTACGTAACCGCTTGATCTTTCCTGTTGCCGGCGTCGCTCTCGTTCTCAGTCTCGTGTTGGCGGGGCTATGGATCTGGACGGGGAACACCATCGTCTCGATCATGTCCGAGCGTCTGATCCGAGAGGTGACGCAAGCCGTGCATCGCGATGTTGGCCATTTGGTGCGCGGCGCCAATAAAGCTGTGACCCGATTGGCCAACGGCCTTGTTCGAGACGACCTGCCGCTCGGCGATCGGGACGCGGTCGCACGACAGCTCTACGCGTCGCTGACCGAGGAGCCCGACGTCGACTGGATGTTTTTCGGGAACGAGGCCGGCGGGATCGTTTCGGTCGGGCGATTGGCGGATTCAACCATTGTGTTTCTGATGACGGACGACTCTCGCGCGGGTGTCGTGCGCGAGTTCGAAGCCTTGCCGGGCGGACGGATCGGCCGTTTGAGAAAGTCGGAGGGCACGTTCGATGCGCGCGAAAGGGCCTGGTATTCGCAGGCGAAGGAAACCGGCGAGCGGTACTGGACCGAGGCCTATCTCGGCGTCGGCGAGCCGATCCTGGGTGTCTCGCTCTCCGGCCCGGTACTCGATCAGGACGGTAATTTCGTAGGTGTGTGCGGGATCGATCTCATTCTGACGCAGCTTTCCAGGTTCTTGCAGACACTGGACATAGGCGAGAACGGGCGGGCCTTCATCGTCGATGCGACCGGACATCTGATTGGTGCGTCGGGAGGAGTGTCACCCGTCGCAATCGGGGCGGACGGAGAGCATCTGCGCCTGCAGGCATCAGAGTCTACGGATCCCATTCTTCGCGAAACCGCGCGCTACCTTGGTCGACATCCCGACCTCGCCGGATCCTCGCCCTCCGCACCGGCGGTGTTTTCCTTCGAAGACTCTTCCCTCGGCGAGGTCTATGCGGCGGCCGACCGCGTCGAAGGACCCGGGGCACTTGAGTGGACGATCATCGCGGCCGTGCCATCCTCGGATTTCCTCGGACCAGTCCATCGCGCCGCCTATCTTTCGATGGGCATCGGCGCCGCCATCGTTGCAGTCTTCGTCCTTCTTGGCATAGGAGTGATCGGACGCACGTTGCGGCCGCTTGCTACCCTGACCGAGGCCGCGAACGCGATCGCAAAAGACGAATGGCAAGAGGTGCCCGAGTTTCGGCGGAAGGACGAGGTCGGCCGGCTCGCCCAGGCCTTCACGCTCATGACCTCCCGTCTCAAGGAGACTTTGGAGGGCCTGCGGCGAAGCGAGGCCAATTTTGCGGAAGCTCAGCGCGTCGCCCATGTCGGCTATTGGGAAAGGGATCTCGGCACGGAAAGTCTTTTGTGGTCGGAGGAGACATTCCGCATCTTTGGCATGGCGCCGCGGCCGGGCATGGTGGTCAGCCTTGCCGAGGCGGTCGAGCGGATTCATCCGCAGGATCGGTCGTTCTGGAGCCAGGTCGCAACAAGGGCCCTGAGCGGTGAGGGCCGCTATGAAATCGAGTACCGCATTGTCAGGCCCAGCGGCGAGTTGCGCATCGTCCACAGCCAGGGCGATCTGACCAAGGACGCGTCGGGCCGGCCGCGCAGCATGTTCGGTACGATCCAGGACATAACCGAGCGCAAGCGGGTGGAAGCGGCGCTGCGAGACAGCGAGGAGCAATGGAGGGCCGTATTCGAGAACAACCCGACCATGTACTTCATGGTGGACGCGACCGGCCGCATCGCGTCCGTGAATCCGTTTGGTGCGGAGCAGCTCGGCTACACGGTCGACGAGTTGATCGGCCGTCCCGTGGAGGATGTCTTCTACAAGGACGACCGAGCCGCCGTCCAGAGGCATGCGGCGGCCTGCCTCGAAAATCCCGGCCGCGCCATGAGCTGGGAACTGCGCAAGATTCGTAAGAACGGCTCGATGCTCTGGGTCCGCGAAACTGCCCGGACGATGTACATCAAGAAACGGCCCGTAATCCTGATCGTTTGCGAAGACGTCACGGAGCGCAAGCGCGCCGAAGAGGCGGCCCGGCGGAGCGAGGAAGAGCTGCGCGAGGTCATCGAGACCGTTCCGGCGATGGTGTGGACCGCCCTGCCTGACGGCCGGGTCGATTTCATCAATCGGCGGTGGCAGGATTTCACTGGATTGTCGCTGGATGCAACGGGAGAAGCCTGGGAGTTTAAAGCCCGAATCCACCCCGACGATCTTGAGCACTATATGGCCCTGTGGCGCACCTCGTTGGCCACGGGAGGTCCGTTCGAGGCTGAAATGCGCGTCTGCCGCGCGTCTGATGGGGAATATCGCTGGTGGTTCGAAAGTGCCGTGCCGCTCAGGGATGAGCATGGAAACATTCTCAAATGGTATGGATTTCTCTTCGACATCGAAGACCGCAAGCGGGCGGAAGAAGCTCTGCAGAAGGCGCAGGCGGAGCTCGCGCATGTCACGCGCGTGACGGCAATGGGAGAGCTGACCTCATCGATAGCGCACGAAGTCAATCAGCCTCTCGCCGCCGTGGTCACCAATGCCAACGCAGCCCTGCGCTGGCTTGCAAGCCGACCCCCCGATATCGACGAGGCCCGGGAGACGCTGGAACGGATCGTGCGCGACGGGCACCGGGCCGGTGAGGTGATCGGCCGGGTACGCGCGCTGCTGAAGAAGACTCCCGCTACAGTCGTGCAGGTGGATCTGAATGGTCTCATCGAAGATACGATCGCCCTCGTCCACCGTGAGCTACGCCGCAACCGCATTGTCCTTAAGACCGAACTGGCACACGACCTCCAGACCGTTAAGGGCGACCGAATTCAGTTGCAGCAGGTCATTCTGAACTTGGTGATGAACGGCATCGAGGCGATGAAGAACGTGACGGATCGGCCACGCGAGCTTTTGATCAGGTCGAGCCCGGAGGCAGCCGGGGCCGTGCTGGTAACGGTACAGGACACAGGCGTCGGGCTTGAGCCCGATAGCCTGGATCGCGTGTTCGAGGCGTTTTACACGACGAAAGCCGAGGGTCTGGGCATTGGCTTGGCCATCTGCCGCTCGATCATCGAAGCGCATGGAGGGCGGCTGTGGGCTGTGGCGAATGAGCCTTCGGGGGCTGTGCTCCGCTTCAGCCTGCCTTCGGACCCGGACGACCGCGCCCGGGGGAGGCAGTCGGCCAACCTCCAGCTATCTGAAGGGGCAGATCCGCCTGAACCGTCTCCGATCATCCCTTACCGTCGCTCCCGCGCGCCAGCGCGGAGCGGACGCAATTCAGCAGATCCTGTTCGCTGA
- a CDS encoding DUF4153 domain-containing protein, which produces MTMTDSAVVQQQAGRRNGVIFVLLTLVAAADGLFFQQPLGINMFLFAMAVTAGVLFSASKPLAVRSAVALAAIAFLASLPLLETPSLPGALFAAFGIAVAALARSRLMPQRLTAFPSVLFRFALAAPMRLVRDWHKLRADRASHHQAARILPKLVGWLVPGLLTLVFLTLFSLANPLIEQVLSNIDFAAILHFLNPWRLAFWLVAAAAVWALLRPRLKRRRRRASRTKAGGEAFDGNLFGQAAVFRSLLIFNVLFAVQTSLDLVYLWGGAELPDGMTHAEYAHRGAYPLIVTALLAGAFVLVAMRSNGPGEASPVIRGLVHAWIGQNILLCTSSILRLDLYVEAYSLTELRLAAGIWMGLVAVGLALILLRILMRRSNEWLIAMNLTVLAATLYICAFIDFPALVARFNVEHSRELTGEGMPLDLEYVYSLGPAAVPALDIYIAALPRGAYETTGALSVRTRLEADALASASNWRSWSFSAHRLQHYLSEHKNIARPAEGAKNDRQEF; this is translated from the coding sequence ATGACAATGACCGATAGCGCCGTGGTTCAACAGCAGGCCGGCCGAAGGAATGGCGTTATCTTCGTCCTGCTGACCCTCGTTGCGGCTGCCGATGGCCTGTTCTTTCAACAGCCGCTCGGCATCAACATGTTCCTGTTTGCCATGGCTGTGACGGCCGGCGTCCTGTTTTCAGCCTCGAAGCCGCTTGCTGTTAGGTCGGCCGTCGCCCTTGCCGCGATCGCATTCCTCGCGTCCCTCCCGCTCCTGGAAACACCGTCGCTTCCAGGCGCCTTGTTCGCGGCTTTCGGAATCGCGGTCGCGGCGCTGGCCCGATCGAGGCTTATGCCGCAGCGCCTTACCGCGTTTCCTTCCGTGCTCTTCCGCTTCGCACTTGCGGCTCCCATGCGGCTCGTCCGAGACTGGCACAAATTGAGGGCCGATCGCGCCTCGCATCACCAGGCTGCCAGGATCCTTCCGAAACTCGTCGGCTGGCTCGTCCCAGGGCTGCTCACGCTGGTATTTCTCACCCTCTTTTCGCTTGCCAATCCACTGATCGAGCAAGTCCTGTCGAATATCGACTTCGCAGCAATTCTTCACTTCCTCAATCCCTGGCGTCTCGCCTTCTGGCTTGTGGCCGCGGCAGCCGTCTGGGCGCTCTTGCGGCCCCGGCTCAAGCGGCGCCGTAGACGGGCCTCGCGAACCAAAGCCGGCGGCGAAGCGTTCGACGGCAATCTGTTCGGGCAAGCCGCCGTTTTCCGATCGCTGCTGATCTTCAACGTTTTGTTCGCCGTCCAGACGTCACTTGACCTTGTTTATCTTTGGGGCGGCGCGGAGCTGCCGGACGGAATGACGCATGCGGAATATGCCCATCGCGGCGCCTATCCCCTGATCGTCACGGCCCTGCTTGCCGGTGCATTCGTCCTCGTCGCAATGCGCAGCAACGGCCCAGGCGAGGCAAGCCCGGTGATCCGCGGACTCGTGCATGCGTGGATCGGCCAGAATATCCTGCTTTGCACTTCTTCGATCCTGAGACTCGATCTCTATGTCGAGGCCTACTCATTGACGGAGTTGCGGTTGGCGGCGGGCATCTGGATGGGCCTCGTTGCGGTCGGCCTCGCGCTGATATTACTGCGCATCCTCATGCGCCGGTCCAACGAATGGCTGATTGCCATGAATCTGACAGTTCTGGCTGCGACGCTCTATATCTGCGCTTTCATCGACTTCCCGGCATTGGTCGCACGCTTCAACGTGGAGCATAGCCGCGAGCTTACCGGAGAGGGCATGCCTCTAGATCTGGAATACGTGTACTCGCTTGGGCCTGCCGCCGTTCCCGCGCTCGACATCTACATTGCAGCGCTCCCGCGAGGTGCCTACGAAACGACTGGCGCGCTTTCTGTGAGGACCCGTCTTGAAGCTGACGCACTTGCATCCGCGAGCAACTGGCGAAGCTGGAGCTTCAGTGCTCATCGGCTTCAGCACTACCTCTCCGAGCATAAAAACATTGCAAGGCCGGCGGAGGGCGCTAAGAACGATCGGCAAGAGTTTTGA
- a CDS encoding response regulator transcription factor, with the protein MSRILVVDDEPHIRDVICFAVERAGMSPVAARNGTEAMMAFHRGNIDLAILDIGMPEMDGLEVCRRIRAASALPILFLSARDEEIDKIVGLEIGGDDYVTKPFSPRELMARVKAILKRVGGREQQSSLNRGPVRLDRDSRSVTFGGVEIGLTAIEFSILAAMLARPGTVFAREQLMAAAYGASIHVADRTIDSHIRNIRAKFAKAGCTSIIATVHGVGFKLAAEPGSHI; encoded by the coding sequence GTGTCACGCATCCTGGTCGTCGATGACGAACCCCATATTCGCGACGTGATTTGCTTCGCGGTCGAGCGGGCCGGTATGAGCCCCGTCGCCGCAAGGAACGGAACGGAAGCGATGATGGCCTTTCATCGGGGAAACATCGACCTCGCAATCCTCGACATCGGCATGCCGGAAATGGATGGACTTGAAGTCTGCCGCCGCATCCGCGCAGCGTCGGCCTTGCCGATCCTGTTTCTCTCCGCGCGTGACGAAGAAATAGATAAGATCGTCGGGCTGGAGATCGGCGGTGACGACTATGTCACCAAGCCGTTCAGTCCGCGAGAACTGATGGCGCGCGTAAAGGCCATCCTGAAGCGGGTGGGCGGGCGCGAGCAGCAATCGTCCCTGAACCGAGGGCCCGTTCGGCTCGACCGGGATAGCAGGTCTGTCACCTTTGGCGGCGTCGAGATCGGCCTGACCGCCATCGAATTTTCCATTCTCGCGGCCATGCTTGCCCGGCCAGGAACGGTGTTCGCGAGGGAGCAATTGATGGCGGCGGCCTATGGCGCCAGCATCCATGTCGCCGACCGGACCATCGACAGCCACATCCGGAACATCAGGGCGAAATTCGCCAAGGCCGGGTGCACCAGCATCATCGCAACGGTCCATGGCGTCGGTTTCAAGCTTGCCGCAGAACCTGGGTCCCATATATGA
- a CDS encoding sensor histidine kinase, whose amino-acid sequence MTRAPRIRRKWRPSLALIVYSVLLAVMALPVTILIWFRAVEGDTHYLAASELGALVIAFLFTLGVAYVLTRSVTGPIEALIGRTEEIARGGRAALKPLERYGTREIASLSQSFLDLAGELVDRTDYVRSFAAHVCHELKSPLTAIRGAAELLIDDDTEAPMAKAQSRRFLENILADAERLDHLLVRLRELAQAELPAMKGKTSIAEVAAELSRRFEGLKVISSGDVETPIAMPQEALAIALANIAENADQHGASKLKLAASSGERTLALLVADDGAGISEGNRALIFQPFFSTRRESGGTGMGLAITQAMLAAHGGTIRLLDSDGRGTRFELVLPVLK is encoded by the coding sequence ATGACGCGAGCCCCCAGGATCAGGCGGAAATGGCGCCCGTCGCTGGCTTTGATCGTCTATTCGGTCCTGCTAGCGGTGATGGCGCTGCCTGTCACGATCCTCATATGGTTTCGTGCCGTCGAGGGTGACACCCACTACCTTGCCGCGTCGGAGCTCGGCGCTCTGGTCATCGCCTTTTTATTCACCTTGGGTGTCGCCTACGTTCTTACACGCAGCGTAACCGGGCCGATCGAAGCCTTGATCGGCCGAACCGAAGAAATCGCACGCGGAGGACGTGCGGCGCTGAAGCCGTTGGAGCGATACGGCACGCGTGAGATCGCCTCGCTGTCGCAGAGCTTTCTCGACCTGGCCGGCGAACTCGTCGACCGCACCGATTATGTCCGTTCCTTCGCCGCCCATGTGTGCCACGAACTGAAGTCGCCGCTGACCGCAATCAGAGGCGCCGCCGAGCTTCTCATCGACGACGACACGGAAGCGCCCATGGCAAAGGCGCAAAGCCGCCGCTTTCTCGAGAATATCCTTGCCGATGCCGAAAGGCTCGATCACTTGCTTGTCCGGCTGCGGGAGCTCGCACAGGCCGAGCTTCCGGCGATGAAGGGTAAGACAAGCATCGCCGAAGTCGCAGCCGAACTGAGCCGGCGGTTCGAAGGGCTCAAGGTCATAAGTTCAGGCGATGTCGAGACCCCCATTGCGATGCCGCAAGAAGCCCTGGCGATCGCGCTCGCCAACATCGCGGAAAATGCCGACCAGCATGGGGCCTCCAAGCTCAAGCTCGCCGCCTCATCCGGAGAGCGCACTCTCGCCCTACTCGTCGCGGACGACGGTGCGGGGATTTCCGAGGGCAATCGCGCCCTCATATTTCAGCCCTTCTTCTCGACCCGCCGTGAAAGCGGCGGTACCGGTATGGGCCTCGCGATCACGCAAGCCATGCTCGCCGCCCACGGCGGCACCATCAGGCTCCTGGATAGCGATGGCCGAGGCACCCGGTTCGAGCTTGTCTTGCCCGTCCTCAAATGA
- a CDS encoding NADH-quinone oxidoreductase subunit N, with the protein MSAAVLYQWVLASLPEILVVTGACILLIAGQLIRRGQEHLIVWASVAVVLIAALATFLLAGEVRPAYSGMFIVDRFAVFFKFVFYLATVLTFLLSRKYAEIEGIGISEYYVLLLFCLSGMMIMASATDLLSIYVGLELMVLCTYVLTGFLRRERRSNEAALKYVILGAVSTGMFLYGVSLVYGLTGTTALNGMTAAATGDPRDPALLLAVVFIVAGLVFKIGAVPFHMWLPDVYEGAPTTITAFMSVAPKAAGFAVILRVFLNPLIAASDVWIIVAAIGVMTMALGSFAALVQDNIKRLLAYSSIAHAGFAIFGVVAGGQDGIASVMLYLLIYAFMTLGVFAVVVMMRNGDFSGEAIPDYAGFAKSHPGLAFLMLLYLFSLAGIPPTAGFFAKFYVLVALVEQGFVALAVVAVLLSAVAAYFYIRVVMVIYMREPERVFDPALTPSVRATLALTAAGTIGIGLFPAWFLRLAQTSVFGG; encoded by the coding sequence ATGAGCGCCGCCGTGCTCTACCAGTGGGTGCTGGCGAGCCTGCCCGAGATCCTGGTGGTCACCGGCGCCTGTATCCTGTTGATCGCGGGGCAGCTTATCCGCAGGGGACAAGAGCATCTGATCGTCTGGGCTTCCGTTGCGGTCGTGCTGATCGCCGCTTTGGCCACCTTCCTGCTCGCCGGCGAGGTGCGGCCGGCCTATTCGGGCATGTTCATCGTCGACCGCTTCGCGGTGTTCTTCAAATTCGTATTCTACCTCGCCACCGTTCTCACATTCCTGCTGTCGCGGAAATATGCCGAAATCGAGGGGATCGGGATCAGCGAATATTATGTGCTGCTGCTCTTTTGCCTGTCGGGCATGATGATCATGGCCTCGGCGACCGACCTTCTGTCGATCTATGTGGGCCTGGAGCTGATGGTGCTCTGCACCTATGTGCTGACCGGCTTTCTGCGGCGGGAGCGGCGATCGAACGAGGCGGCGCTGAAATATGTGATCCTCGGTGCCGTCTCGACCGGCATGTTCCTTTACGGCGTTTCGCTGGTCTACGGGCTCACCGGCACGACGGCTCTCAACGGGATGACTGCGGCGGCGACCGGCGATCCGCGCGATCCCGCACTTCTGCTGGCGGTGGTCTTCATCGTCGCCGGGCTCGTCTTCAAGATCGGCGCGGTGCCGTTTCATATGTGGCTGCCGGACGTCTATGAAGGCGCTCCCACGACGATCACCGCCTTCATGTCGGTGGCGCCCAAGGCCGCAGGCTTTGCGGTGATCCTCAGAGTGTTCCTCAACCCGCTGATCGCAGCCTCCGATGTCTGGATCATCGTGGCGGCGATCGGCGTCATGACCATGGCGCTCGGCAGTTTTGCCGCGCTGGTGCAGGACAATATCAAGCGGCTGCTTGCCTATTCCAGCATCGCCCATGCCGGCTTCGCCATCTTCGGCGTCGTGGCCGGCGGCCAGGATGGGATCGCCAGCGTCATGCTCTACCTGCTGATCTATGCTTTCATGACTCTCGGCGTCTTTGCCGTTGTCGTAATGATGCGCAACGGCGACTTCTCCGGCGAGGCAATCCCGGACTATGCGGGCTTCGCCAAGTCGCATCCGGGGCTTGCGTTCCTCATGCTGCTCTATCTCTTCTCGCTGGCCGGCATTCCGCCGACGGCCGGGTTCTTCGCCAAGTTCTACGTGCTCGTCGCGCTCGTCGAGCAAGGTTTCGTCGCGCTGGCGGTGGTCGCGGTGCTCTTGAGTGCCGTCGCCGCCTATTTCTATATCCGGGTTGTGATGGTGATCTACATGCGCGAACCGGAGAGGGTCTTCGATCCGGCACTGACGCCCTCCGTCCGCGCCACGCTCGCCCTGACCGCCGCCGGCACCATCGGCATCGGCCTGTTTCCCGCCTGGTTTCTGAGACTTGCACAAACGTCGGTGTTCGGCGGCTAG